From one Populus alba chromosome 17, ASM523922v2, whole genome shotgun sequence genomic stretch:
- the LOC118048732 gene encoding MLP-like protein 31: MSLSSRMEVAVETSVPAEKFHDIFSTSTITQLSSMSPAKVQAIHLLKGEWEKPGCTVSWNFYIDGAPTVAKVVEDIDNTKLSTTFNVIEGDLMGAYKSFKAVVQATPKGHGSVVRWTMIYEKLSENIPAPTAFVDFAVDLTKDINAHVTQAQA; the protein is encoded by the exons ATGTCTCTTAGTAGTAGGATGGAGGTTGCTGTAGAAACCAGCGTTCCTGCTGAAAAGTTTCATGATATTTTCAGTACCAGTACAATTACCCAATTATCCTCCATGAGTCCTGCTAAGGTCCAAGCTATTCATCTCCTTAAAGGTGAATGGGAGAAACCTGGCTGTACTGTCAGTTGGAATTTTTATATCG ATGGAGCCCCTACGGTCGCCAAGGTTGTGGAAGACATAGATAACACAAAACTATCGACCACCTTCAATGTGATTGAAGGAGATTTAATGGGGGCTTATAAGAGCTTCAAAGCCGTCGTTCAAGCTACTCCAAAAGGCCATGGCAGCGTGGTGCGTTGGACAATGATATATGAGAAGCTGAGTGAAAACATTCCAGCTCCAACAGCATTTGTGGACTTTGCAGTCGATTTAACCAAAGATATTAATGCTCACGTGACCCAAGCACAGGCATGA
- the LOC140954774 gene encoding uncharacterized protein, whose product MEDEERAHRDAHFQEELESLKTSVARLTSLLEQTLRNASGEGPSNRPVTFNQTPIIAQPEEKMSEHGQEPQHNPTFVQSTTPAPAPTIMDAFANESHQAKSSDGLDQEKIAALEARIKVIEGVDLYDPVRAAKMCLVPNVVVPKKFRVPEFIKYSGTQCLMTHLKSYCNKMAEVVHDEKLLMHFFQDSLSGVTLSWYMRLDNTKIRRWKDLVDAFIKQYNYNMDIAPDRTSLSNLEKRDKESIREYAQRWRESAAQSKASRVVEFMHPPRKEVLKGKRLTMLETTIGVGKPCPKITILHPKLPTSKNPSPKTFKPKAKWKLPKGFKNNYPPLPLPLNEMYRKLLSIGQVAPEPLTHVQPPYPNWYKPELNCEYHAGVAGHSIHTCNAFKRKLLQLIKAGWIELEDAPNVNTNPLPNHA is encoded by the exons atggaagatgaagaacgTGCTCATCGTGATGCccattttcaagaagagttggagtctctaaAGACAAGCGTGGCTCGCCTTACTAGCTTACTTGAGCAAACACTAAGAAATGCCTCtggtgaaggtccttctaaCCGACCAGTCACTTTTAATCAGACTCCAATAATAGCGCAGccagaagaaaaaatgagtgaacatggtcaagagcCTCAACATAATCCAACATTTGTACAGTCAACGACACCTGCACCAGCCCCGACAATCATGGATGCATTTGCTAATGAGTCCCATCAGGCCAAGTCATCTGATGGCCTTGATCAGGAAAAGATAGCAGCACTGGAAGCAAGAATCAAAGTCATTGAAGGGGTAGACCTATATGATCCGGTACGGGCAGCGaagatgtgtttggtcccaaatgtggttgtcCCAAAGAAGTTTCGTGTTCCTGAGTTCATCAAATATAGTGGAACACAATGCCTCATGACTCATCTCAAGTCCTATTGCAATAAAATGGCAGAAGTAGtgcatgatgaaaaactactaatgcatttttttcaagatagctTAAGTGGGGTAACATTGAGCTGGTACATGAGGTTGGACAACACAAAGATCCGGAGATGGAAAGACCTAGTGGATGCTTTTATCAAGCAGTACAActacaacatggacattgctCCTGACAGAACCAGCTTGTCCAATCTAGAGAAAAGGGacaaagaaagcataagggaatatgctcaaagatggcgagaatCAGCTGCTCAA AGCAAGGcgtcaagagtggtagaatttATGCACCCACCGAGAAAAGAGGTTTTGAAAGGAAAGAGGTTAACCATGTTGGAGACGACTATAGGGGTAGGAAAACCTTGTCCCAAAATTACCATACTTCATCCCAAGTTGCCGACATCAAAAAACCCGagccccaaaactttcaagccaaaagccaaatgGAAATTACCAAAGggtttcaagaacaactaccCTCCATTACCGTTACCCTTGAATGAGATGTACCGGAAGCTATTAAGCATTGGGCAGGTAGCTCCTGAACCTCTGACGCATGTACAACCACCTTACCCTAACTGGTACAAGCCAGAGCTtaattgtgaataccatgctggtgTCGCTGGGCATAGTATCCATACTTGTAACGCCTTCAAAAGAAAACTTTTGCAATTAATCAAGGCGGGGTGGATAGAATTGGAAGATGCTCCTAATGTGAACACAAACCCTCTacctaatcatgcttga